A DNA window from Palaemon carinicauda isolate YSFRI2023 chromosome 39, ASM3689809v2, whole genome shotgun sequence contains the following coding sequences:
- the LOC137630913 gene encoding uncharacterized protein, with the protein MVRWLPEMYRKPQSPTKAEPACCRTKNLLCHHPPFNTSHNNNPTPTTLAPTPPPAPTPLTPTPLTSTPAPTPLTNTSNTLTLFTSTPPPLPLHFFPQHPHHLPNTLHPNTPTPLHQNLSPQNPTTSPTPLATTPLQHLSPQNPHHLPNTSHHNTPSYTSHPNTPATPLTTTPLQHLSPQHAHLSS; encoded by the exons ATGGTGAGGTGGTTACCCGAGATGTACAgaaaaccacagtctcccacaaaaGCAGAACCAGCGTGCTGCCG TACTAAAAACCTCCTATGTCATCACCCACCCTTCAACACCTCTCACAACAACAACCCCACCCCAACAACTCTCGCCCCAACACCCCCACCAGCTCCAACACCTCTTACCCCAACACCTCTCACCTCAACACCCGCCCCAACACCTCTCACCAACACCTCCAACACCCTAACACTTTTCACCTCAACACCACCACCACTTCCCCTACACTTCTTCCCCCAACACCCCCACCATCTACCCAACACCCTTCACCCgaacacccccaccccccttcaCCAAAACCTCTCACCCCAAAACCCCACCACCTCCCCAACACCTCTCGCCACAACACCCCTCCAACACCTCTCACCCCAAAACCCCCACCACCTCCCCAACACCTCTCACCACAACACCCCTTCCTACACTTCTCACCCTAACACCCCTGCAACACCTCTCACCACAACACCCCTTCAACACCTTTCCCCCCAACATGCCCACCTTTCCTCCTGA